In Spirochaetaceae bacterium, the genomic stretch GCCGCCCCGCAAGTAGGAGCCGTTACCATTACATTACCGGCGATAGAGTTTTGCTCCATTACCGCCAAAGCATAACTATAAAGATAGGCATTTTTATTTCTATCAAATTGAGCTCGCTCATAAAAATCTTTAGCTCGGCGGACATAATTTAAGCCGCCTTTTAATACTTTTTCTTCACCGCTAAGGCCATCGGCGATAGCTTTAACCATCGTTTGCCATATATCTGTTAAATATTCGGTTATGTTAATGCTACCGGCCTCTTCATATTGCCGAACAAAATCCGGCAAAGTTAAGTTATGGCTATAACAGTGCTCTTTAATGGCCGTAAAATTCCTGAAAGGATAGATATTATCGGCCTCTTTCTCGGCACTGCCCACCACAAAAACTTCGCCACCGCCTAATGAAAGATATTCCCGCTCATAAACCGGCTCATCTTCTTTATTATAGGCCGATAGCTTTAACGTATTGGGGTGGTTGTGGTATTTATGGCCTTTATTTTGGTAACTATAACTTTCGTCAAATTTAATTTCTATTTTTTTTCCGTCTTTCTCAAAAGCCTCTTTAATCGTGCAATCGGTATGGTGGCCTACACCGGTGGCCGCCAAACTTTTACCCAAAGTAGCTACCCAACGATTATCCGCCAAATTATGGCCTTTTAGGTACTTTAAAAAGAGTTTGCTTGCCTCTTGCACACCCATAGTATGGCTGCTACTTGGGCCCGGCCCCTTTTTATATAGTTTGCTTAACGACTGCATAACGGCAACTATAACATATTTTTTAGAAAAAATCAATATTTAAGGTAATAAATAACCAAATAATTTAGTTATTTATTAAAGCAGGTACGGGAAGAGGGGGATTCGAACCCCCGGTAGCTTGCACCACACACGCTTTCCAAGCGTGCTCCTTAAACCACTCGGACATCTTCCCTTGTTGTTGGCTAGCTTACATTATTTAATAAGCTTTGTCTAGCTGCCTTTACTCGTTAAAAACTAATTTAAAGCAAACCAAATAACACCGCTTCTTGCGATGGAATGGTTATCTTCTAAATACCTATGGTTAATTACCAAGTTACCATTTTCTATAATAGGAGGCATTAAAGGAAATATTTGGATAGTTTCTCCGCTGTTATTAATTAATACACTCTTAATTGCCTGCCCTATCGGCCTATTGCCGGTAAGGTGCACAATAACTACATTATTAGTAACTACAGTAACTTCCGATATATTTGGGTTAGTATGGTTATAGGTATGCGTTATGTTATTAACCGGTATATTTGTTAACGGTATAACCAGTTCTTGCCCGCCATCACTATCGGTCACAATTAAATTATCTGCGGTTAAAGTTAATCTAAACTCATTGGCAATACGTGTGCCGTTAGTTACTTGCTCTAGTCTAAAGTTTGCACCGGTAATCACTAATACGTCATTACCATCGATATAATCGGTAGTATAAGCTAAATTACTACCTCTTTGTTGATTGTCGTTTAGCGAGCAGCTTACAACTATAATGCTGCTAATAAGCAATAGCAATGTTTTTTTCATTTTTATTTCCTTTTATTTTTAATAGCACTATTATAAAAGAAAAAGCTATTTTATAAAAGGGAATTTTTAAAAATATTTGACATAGCAAAAATAATTCAGAACCAAAGCATACTAAAAACAGAATAACTTTAATCCTCACAAAAGAAAAGCTAGAACCACGAAAGACATAAAAAAAGGGAATACTTTGCTTATTTTTAACCTATTTTTTAGTATGCTCCGGCTTTAAAAATTACGGCAACCCACTTGACACATTTATGGCTTATAGTGTAAAGTACGAAAGTTTAAGCAAAAAAAAGGAGTTTGCAATGAAACTTTTTGAATCGTACAACGACGATTTAACGGTATCTAAAAAGGTGATTTTAGGCTTACAGCACACCTTTACTATGTTTGGGGCGACTATTTTAGTACCCATTTTAACGGGGCTAAACATTTCGGTAGCGTTATTTATGGCAGGGCTTTGTACCCTGCTTTTTCATTTAGTAACGCGCGGTAAAATGCCTATCTTTTTAGGCTCATCTTTTGCCTTTATCGCCCCCGTAGTAGCGGTTGGTACTATGTATGGCCTAGAGTACGCCGGCGGTGGTATTGTTATATCGGGTATTATTTACCTTATTATGGCCGGCCTTATTAAATTGTTTGGTAAAACCAAAATACTAAGCTTTTTTCCGCCTATCGTTACCGGCCCCATCACCATTATTATCGGCCTAACTTTAGCCCCCGTAGCTATTAGCAGCGCCTCCAGCAACTGGGCCTTAGCCATTGCCAGCTTTTTAATTGTCGTTATTATTAGCGTTTTTACTAAAGGTTTTTTACAGGCCATCCCGGTACTTTGCGGACTTTTGGGCGGTTATTTAATTGCCGTTGTTACCGGCAATATCGATTACAGTGCTATCGGCGCCGCCAGCTGGGTAGGTTTACCCAGCTTTACTTTAGCCAAATTTAGCGTAAATGCAACTTTATTAATAGCGCCGGTGGCTATTGTTACCATTATAGAGCACATCGGCGATGTAATTGCTGTAGGCAACACCTGTAAAAAAGATTTTGTTAAAGACCCCGGCCTAAACCGCACAATGTTAGGCGATGGCTTAGCCTCTCTCGTATCGGCAATGTTCGGCGGCCCGGCTAACACCACTTACAGCGAAAACACCGGCGTACTAGCCTTAACTAAGGTTTTTAACCCGGTTGTTATGCGCATTGCCGCCCTTTTTGCCATCGTGCTAGCCTTAGTACCTAAATTTAGCGCCATTATCAGCAGCATTCCGGCAGCGGTCATCGGCGGTATTTCGATAGTACTTTTTGGTATGATAGCTTCTGTAGGTGCACGCATTTTAGTAGAAAGCCATACCGATTTTAACCAGCCGCGTAACCTATTAATAGCTGCCTCTATTTTGGTACTCGGTTTAGGCGGAGCGACTATCCCGATAAATATTGGAGCCGTATCTTTTACTTTATCTAGCTTAGCGGTAGCCGCTATTGCCGGTATTATTTTAAATAAAGTTTTACCTAATAAAGGTTAAAACCTTATTGCCGGCGGCCCTTAAGTAAAAAAGACCGCCGGCTTTTTTTATCTTTACACAATGGTAACTCTCCCTTTA encodes the following:
- a CDS encoding L-serine ammonia-lyase, iron-sulfur-dependent, subunit alpha, yielding MQSLSKLYKKGPGPSSSHTMGVQEASKLFLKYLKGHNLADNRWVATLGKSLAATGVGHHTDCTIKEAFEKDGKKIEIKFDESYSYQNKGHKYHNHPNTLKLSAYNKEDEPVYEREYLSLGGGEVFVVGSAEKEADNIYPFRNFTAIKEHCYSHNLTLPDFVRQYEEAGSINITEYLTDIWQTMVKAIADGLSGEEKVLKGGLNYVRRAKDFYERAQFDRNKNAYLYSYALAVMEQNSIAGNVMVTAPTCGAAGVVPAVLYHYFKDEKKLPVSADNPQVIEALAVAGIVGNIAKTRASISGAVAGCQAEIGVACAMAAAALVFLRSGGKNIELIEQAAAIALKHNLGLTCDPVLGLVQEPCIERNAIKAAMAANVADYVMLRGSQAVIFSYDEVLGVMLETGKDLKEKYRETAKGGLAKCY
- a CDS encoding uracil-xanthine permease family protein, which codes for MKLFESYNDDLTVSKKVILGLQHTFTMFGATILVPILTGLNISVALFMAGLCTLLFHLVTRGKMPIFLGSSFAFIAPVVAVGTMYGLEYAGGGIVISGIIYLIMAGLIKLFGKTKILSFFPPIVTGPITIIIGLTLAPVAISSASSNWALAIASFLIVVIISVFTKGFLQAIPVLCGLLGGYLIAVVTGNIDYSAIGAASWVGLPSFTLAKFSVNATLLIAPVAIVTIIEHIGDVIAVGNTCKKDFVKDPGLNRTMLGDGLASLVSAMFGGPANTTYSENTGVLALTKVFNPVVMRIAALFAIVLALVPKFSAIISSIPAAVIGGISIVLFGMIASVGARILVESHTDFNQPRNLLIAASILVLGLGGATIPINIGAVSFTLSSLAVAAIAGIILNKVLPNKG